The genomic window CTACGCCGATACCAGCGCGCTGGTCAAGAAGTACGTCCACGAAGTCGGCTCGGAGGAGGTCCTCGCCCGTTTCGCCAGTTTCGAGACGGTAGCAACCGGAGCCCTGACGCAGGTGGAGATGGCCGCCGCCCTGGCCAAAGCCGCTCGTCAGGGCTGGGCTGATGAGGCCGGCCTGCTGCAAGCCTGGCAGGATTTTCTGGAACACTGGCCATCCTACACGCGTTTGCCCATTTCTGCCGGCGCCGTGGAGCGCGCCGCCCACTTGGCCTGGAAGCACGGACTGCGGGCCTATGACGCCCTCCATTTGGCCTGCGCCCAAATCCTGCAGGAAGCCACCGGCGAAGCCACCCTCTTCGCCTGCTTCGACCAGCGTCTGCGTCAGGCTGCCAGCGCCGAAGGG from Candidatus Roseilinea sp. includes these protein-coding regions:
- a CDS encoding twitching motility protein PilT, producing MILYADTSALVKKYVHEVGSEEVLARFASFETVATGALTQVEMAAALAKAARQGWADEAGLLQAWQDFLEHWPSYTRLPISAGAVERAAHLAWKHGLRAYDALHLACAQILQEATGEATLFACFDQRLRQAASAEGLPLWPEP